AATTTCACGTAAATCAGCCATCAGTGTTTCTTGACCTTCAACAAAATTGACTATTTGACGAGCAATTAAAGCTTGGCCAACGGCATAGACTTGTTCCATGATCCATGGAAGTGGTAATACAGATACATAGTTATCGCCAGGCTGGCGAGGATCAGCACGTAAATATGAACTACAGTGCTTAACAAAATTACCGCCACATAAAAAGGCTATTTTAGGTTTTGAGGTTGTGCCTGATGTAGTACAGTAAATAGCAGTTTCATCAGCATTAGTCGCATCAACATAAGTGTCGTATAACTCAGGTGACATTTTTTCTATTGCTTGCCCCTGCTTATATATCTCTTCAATGCTGATCAAACGCTTATCATCATATTTGCGCATGCCACGTGGATCGCAATAAACAATAAGTTTTACATCTGGAATGTCGTCGCCTAACTCAAGCAATTTATCACACTGCTCTTCGTCTTCTGCGATAACTACAGTGGCGTTACTTTTATTAAGTAAGTAAACCACTTCTTCATGTAAGGAGTCTTGGAAAATACCGATAGAGTAACAACCCATAGAATGTGCTGCTACTTCACCCCAAACCCACTCTGGTCTGTTATCACCTAACAAAGCGATAGCTTCTTTCGGGTTAACACCTAATTTTATTAACGCTAGTGATAACCACTTAACGCGATTGTTATAATCTACCCAGGTAAATTCGTTCCAAATACCGAACTCTTTTTCGCGCATGGCAATATCATTTGGCCAGCTTTTAGCATTTTGTCTCAGTATTTTTGGAAAAGTATCTAACTCCCCCATTTCAAAATCTTTTGTTGCTGCTTGTAAGTTAGACATTAGCTAGCCTCCTTTACGGCTTCTTCTATTTCATCATCATCTTCGATACCAAGATAAGCACGTTTAACATGTGGATCAGCCATCACTTCTTCAGGTAAACCTGACATTAGCTTCTTACCAAAATCAAGCACCATTACTTGGTGTGAAATATCCATTACTACGCCCATGTCGTGCTCAATCATCACTACCGTGATACCAAACTCTTCATTTAAATCGAGAATATAACGAGCCATATCTTCTTTTTCTTCTAAATTCATACCAGCCATAGGCTCATCAAGAAGAATTAATTTGGGCTTTAATGCCATTGCACGCGCTAGCTCAACACGCTTACGTAAACCATAAGACAAGGTGCCAGCTACAGATTTTCTGATATGAGAAATTTCTAAAAAGTCGATAATCTCTTCACAATAACGACGGTGGGCAAGTTCTTCTTTTTGCGCAGGTGATGCCCAATATAAAGGCCCTGTTAACCAGTTATTTTTCAATAGGTGATGACGGCCAACCATGATGTTATCTAAAACTGACATGTGACCAAACAAAGCTAAGTTTTGAAAGGTGCGGCCCATACCAAGATCTGCTCTGTCATTTGGACGTAGATCAGTGACAATTTTGTCATTGAAAATAACGTTTCCAGAATTAGGTTGATACCGTCCAGAGATACAGTTAAGCATGGAGGTTTTACCAGCGCCGTTAGGACCGATAATGGAAAATACAGAGCCACGGGGAACTTCAAAGCTAACGTCGGTTAGTGCTTTTACGCCACCGAACGCTAATGAAACGTTCTCTACTTTGAGTATTGACTCAGTCATACTCACACTCCTCAATTGATAAAAAAATATATGCGTTTTTACACGCTTGAAACATCAAGACAATCTGCTGTCTAATAAGCTACATCCATATAGCATCTGTCACTGTGATATACCGTACGTCCTGTACCTAAAAAAGAGGGGGAACACTTCCCCCTCAAAAACGTAACAACAAAATGGGAGTTGTTACGCGTACTAAGATAAAACTAAAGTACGTACTTCATTGTTACTTGAGCATAATTAGAATCTGCATCTAGGTTGTCCTGTCTGTACTGACCTACTTCAACACCTACCGCTAATTGCTTAGTTAGGTTTTCAAATAAGTTAACACTCCATTGACTACTTTCAGCACCTGAATAATCAGCTTCAGCTGAACCGTAAAGCACCGTAGATCTTAATGTTTCAGTCCAGTAATGACGGTATGCAGCTAGATAAGCAGTGGTGTCTTCAACTTTTTCAACGCCTGCAGTATCAGTATTGATATCTTTAGTGAAACCAACACCCACATAACGGCCTACTTCACCCTGGTGGAATTGGAATCTAAAATCATCTTTACCAATGGTTTTAATACGACCGGCAATTGAACCACCAATAGCTGTTTCAGATTCACCTGAATTAGTATTAAGTTGACGACCTAGAGCAGAGAATGAAACAGAACCCCAGTCACCTTTTAAGTTATAACGTGCTACTACATCTGGAACACTGTCATTTGCGGTATCACCACCCCAAGTTTCAGGATTCTCTAGTGAGAATTGGAAATCGCCCATGGTGTAACGTACTTGACCTTGACGTATAAATACTAAGCCCTGTGTTGCACCAGCAAAATCTGCTGATTCAGGAATAGCACTAGTATTCATAAAGGTTGACCACGTTTGCCCTGCTAATACGTCTTTATATTTGATAAACGCATGACGAATACGAGGATGAGCAGAGTTTGAAACGATTTGGTTACCTTCGCCGCCCCAAAAATCCATTTCAATAAAGCCCATTACTTCGCCATGGGTGTACTTCATGTTGAAACGAGTTTCATTGGCAAAAATATTAAATTGTGAAGCATCTTCAGCAAGTTTAGTGCCTGAACCAATCCAGAAAGGCTTATAGCCAACATTACCATCAACATAGCGGGCATCGACTTTGATATATCCACCGAAAGATATTTTATCTTCGTCTGATATTTTTATGTCGTAACCAGCATTTGCTGCGCTAGCAGCTACAAGTAAAGGTGAGGCGAGTAGTAGTTTTTTAAATTTATTGCTAACCATTGCTATTTCCCTTGTTATATTTGTTATTTTATTTGAACTTATTATGTGTGTTTTATGTCAACCGAAGTCAGGTTTACCTAATCATCATAAGCCAGTACAAAAATGTAACAATCGGAAATAAGACTTAGCACCTAGCGCTTAGTCCTTTAGTCGTAGGAAATAATTCATTCAAAGACTAGTCCTTAAGTCGTAGAAATATAGAGGTTTTTATTTAAAGAAATATGTTAAATTTAACAGGTGATAAGTAGTTGAATAGTTAAGTAGGTTTAATATTATGTTTGCGAATTGGTTGCTGGTTAGCGTTAGTATTGGCTATATAGGTCTGTTGTTTCTGATTGCTCATTTAGGTGGGAAATATCGTAATAAGCTAGAAGCAAAACAACAAACGATTATCTATGCCTTATCATTAGGTGTTTATTGTACTTCCTGGGGTTTTTTAGGTACGACAGCACAAGCCGCTAATCACTCTTTTACTTTCCTTTCTGTTTATTTAGCGCCCATTGTGCTGTTTGTTTTTGCTTGGCCTTTCATTCAACGTATTATAAAAACCAGTTTAAAGCTCAAAATTACCTCTATTGCCGATCTGTTATCAGCACGCTTTGGTAAATCACAAACCTTAGCAATTATTATTACCTTAGTCGCCTTAATAGGCACCATGCCCTATATAGCACTGCAGCTAAAAGCGATTGTGAATTCCTATCAAATATTACAAGAAACTCAAGACCTACCTATTTGGCAAATTGGTTTAGTCGTTAGCATTATCCTCGCTGTTTTCACCATTATTTTTGGTATTAGAACAATAGACATTACCGAACGTCACCCCGGAGTTATGATAGCAATTGCCTTTGAATCGCTGGTGAAGTTAATTGCTTTCCTGTTAGTAGGTTTATTCGTCAGCTTTATTATTTATGACTCACCTATGGATATTTGGGAATTATCAAAAGATCAGTTTGATATTGAGAAACAGTTTGAGTTCAGTAACCTGTTTGCTTTGTTTGGCATGTTAATCATCGTCATGTCTGCTTTCTTATGTTTGCCAAGACAATTTCAAGTAATGTTTGTTGAAATAAAAGATAAAAAAACAAGCGGTATGGCAAGGTGGGTTTTACCGGTTTATTTACTTATTTTTGGCTTTTTTGCCGCTGTTCTCGGCTTAGCTGGTAATTTAAATTATGGCAGTTCTCTCGCTGCAGATGCTTATGTACTATTTTTGCCTGCTTTGGATGGCCAAGTGTGGTTATCTTTATTTGCCTTTTTAGGCGCTGTTTCAGCAGCAAGTTCGATGGTTATTGTTTCAACTATTGCTCTTAGTACCATGCTCAGTAATGAGATTGTGTTTCCGGTCATGTTTAACTTTTCACGCCAAAAGCAACAAGACTTTAATCACTTTCAATTACAGTTATTGTTTATCCGTAAAACACTGGTACTGCTGGTTATTTTTCTAAGTTATGGCTTGTTATTGGTATCACCTCCCGATGCATTATCATCATTAGGCGAAGTCGCTTTTGGCGCAATAGCTCAAATAGGTCCCGCTTTATTTGTCGCATTTTATTGGCGTAGAGCAACACTGGCGGGTGTGCTTGCAGGGATAATTTGTGGTTTTACTATTTGGACGGTATTTAATTTAATACCTCAATTAGGCATATATGCCCACCCTTTAGAAAACACAGACTTACCTAAAACGACCGTAATAACCCTTATTGGCTTGCTCATTAATGTTATCGCGCTATGGCTTGTTTCTTTAGGTACAAGACAAAGTATTCGAGAGCAAATGCAAAGTGAATTTTTCTATACAGACAGAAAAAAAATCAAGTGGAGCCTGCCATCGCAGCCCAAAGTAGACATTGTAGAGTTAGAGCTTTTAGTGGCTAGATTTATAGGTGAAGAAAAAGCAACCAAGTGCTTTGAAAAGTTTCATTCGATGAATCAGACTAAGGACAACAAAAAATTTAATGAAGCGATATTGTTTCATGCAGAAAACACTCTTGCCCGTGTCTTAGGATCAGCCTCAGCAAAGTTGGTCACGTCTCTGGCGATTAGTAGCCGCGGCATGGCCTTTGATCAAGTCGCTAAATTGGTAGAGGATAACTCAACTCAACAATTAGAGTTTAGTCGCACGGTATTACAAAGTGCTATTGAAAATGTGAGCGAAGGCATTTCAGTTATCGATAGCGAGCTAAAGTTAGTTGCTTGGAATAAACAATACTTAGATATTTTTAGCTATCCAGAGGCATTTATTTATATTGGTTGCCCTATCAGTCAGCTAATACATTTCAATTTAAGTCAGCAAGGTTATTTTGCTAAAGATATCGATTTACGCGTTAAAAAACGTATTCAGTATATTATGGAAGGTAGTCGCCATAACACTGAATATAAACTAAAAAATGGCAAAAACATTCGTATAGAAGGCAGTCCAATTCCCGGTGGTGGTTTTGTGATGATATTCTCTGATATTACTCAGTATCGTCAGACAGAAGAGGTGTTGAAAGAAGAAAATACCGATCTCGAATCAAGGGTACAATTTCGTACTGCCGAGCTTGAACAGGCAAACAAAGAGTTGGCACTTGCTAACCATGAACTCATACAAGCACAAACTAAAGCTGAGCAAGCGCACGTCAAGAAAAGTCAGTATTTAAAAGCGTGTAGCCATGATTTATTACAACCGCTCTCAGCCGCAAGGTTATTTTCTTCCGCCATATCTTTAAGTCCAAGAGTCAGTAATGAAGAACGAGAACAAATAAAAAAGATAGATAATTCTTTAGAGATAGCAAATAGCTTGTTGCTAGATCTCAATGAAATAGCACGTATAGAAAGTGGTAATATCACGCCAACTATTGAGCCCATTGAAATCAAAGAGCTTTTCA
The DNA window shown above is from Colwellia psychrerythraea 34H and carries:
- a CDS encoding DcaP family trimeric outer membrane transporter — translated: MVSNKFKKLLLASPLLVAASAANAGYDIKISDEDKISFGGYIKVDARYVDGNVGYKPFWIGSGTKLAEDASQFNIFANETRFNMKYTHGEVMGFIEMDFWGGEGNQIVSNSAHPRIRHAFIKYKDVLAGQTWSTFMNTSAIPESADFAGATQGLVFIRQGQVRYTMGDFQFSLENPETWGGDTANDSVPDVVARYNLKGDWGSVSFSALGRQLNTNSGESETAIGGSIAGRIKTIGKDDFRFQFHQGEVGRYVGVGFTKDINTDTAGVEKVEDTTAYLAAYRHYWTETLRSTVLYGSAEADYSGAESSQWSVNLFENLTKQLAVGVEVGQYRQDNLDADSNYAQVTMKYVL
- a CDS encoding hybrid sensor histidine kinase/response regulator, with product MFANWLLVSVSIGYIGLLFLIAHLGGKYRNKLEAKQQTIIYALSLGVYCTSWGFLGTTAQAANHSFTFLSVYLAPIVLFVFAWPFIQRIIKTSLKLKITSIADLLSARFGKSQTLAIIITLVALIGTMPYIALQLKAIVNSYQILQETQDLPIWQIGLVVSIILAVFTIIFGIRTIDITERHPGVMIAIAFESLVKLIAFLLVGLFVSFIIYDSPMDIWELSKDQFDIEKQFEFSNLFALFGMLIIVMSAFLCLPRQFQVMFVEIKDKKTSGMARWVLPVYLLIFGFFAAVLGLAGNLNYGSSLAADAYVLFLPALDGQVWLSLFAFLGAVSAASSMVIVSTIALSTMLSNEIVFPVMFNFSRQKQQDFNHFQLQLLFIRKTLVLLVIFLSYGLLLVSPPDALSSLGEVAFGAIAQIGPALFVAFYWRRATLAGVLAGIICGFTIWTVFNLIPQLGIYAHPLENTDLPKTTVITLIGLLINVIALWLVSLGTRQSIREQMQSEFFYTDRKKIKWSLPSQPKVDIVELELLVARFIGEEKATKCFEKFHSMNQTKDNKKFNEAILFHAENTLARVLGSASAKLVTSLAISSRGMAFDQVAKLVEDNSTQQLEFSRTVLQSAIENVSEGISVIDSELKLVAWNKQYLDIFSYPEAFIYIGCPISQLIHFNLSQQGYFAKDIDLRVKKRIQYIMEGSRHNTEYKLKNGKNIRIEGSPIPGGGFVMIFSDITQYRQTEEVLKEENTDLESRVQFRTAELEQANKELALANHELIQAQTKAEQAHVKKSQYLKACSHDLLQPLSAARLFSSAISLSPRVSNEEREQIKKIDNSLEIANSLLLDLNEIARIESGNITPTIEPIEIKELFTMLANEFNALTDEYHVEFHCKMSKTYVASDITLLARIVQNFLSNAFRYAHRCDKKNQSKVLLGCRRQGNEISIQVFDNGPGIPIDKQQQVFDQFTQLNNSNVMGPKGLGLGLNIAQSLANILEHKIDLKSKPGHGCLFSVNAPMTLAPAAKEQTLPPASMSLHGVGVLCIDNEPAILDGMSKLLSAWQCQVFTAVDAQQARELYAKHEDEIDILLVDYQLDGCQDDNTIMATDMLISERNDSSCSIDPVNGIGLIKQLRAMSPYALPAILITATTGENLMALTKQHNIGYLRKIIRPLALRALMSSLLTEELAKNYSQNNT
- a CDS encoding ABC transporter ATP-binding protein; protein product: MTESILKVENVSLAFGGVKALTDVSFEVPRGSVFSIIGPNGAGKTSMLNCISGRYQPNSGNVIFNDKIVTDLRPNDRADLGMGRTFQNLALFGHMSVLDNIMVGRHHLLKNNWLTGPLYWASPAQKEELAHRRYCEEIIDFLEISHIRKSVAGTLSYGLRKRVELARAMALKPKLILLDEPMAGMNLEEKEDMARYILDLNEEFGITVVMIEHDMGVVMDISHQVMVLDFGKKLMSGLPEEVMADPHVKRAYLGIEDDDEIEEAVKEAS